Within Armatimonadota bacterium, the genomic segment CCACTTCCGACCGTATTATAACCGGGCTCAGTATTCCTCCATTCGGCTCGAAACAGCGTGTGGTGCTGGTCAGGCACGCCAACAAGATAAACCCCGATGAACAAAGCAAGCTGGCTGAAAAAATCAATGCCATCTCGTCAACAGGCTGCCTGATCCTGGTGAACCCCGCAGCCGAAAAAGTCGACGGCAAGCCGAAGAAAGGCTCCGAAGTGATAGGCGACCTCTCAAAGGCCGTGCGCAAGGTCGGCGAGGTAGTCGAGTTCGGAAGGATGCGGTCTGACAGCGCAATCAAATTCGCCATGACACTCTTCACCAATGCAAACAAGAAAGTTCAGCCGCAGGTTGCTGCAGCGCTGGTCCAGCGTGTCGGGCCGGACTCATCGATACTTTCAACTGAGATCCAAAAGCTGATCGACTACTCAGGCGACTCGGAGACAATAACCGCTCAGGATGTCGCCGCAGTCACAAGCGAGACAGCCGAAGAGAAGATATTCAAGCTTGTGGACGCAGTCGCGGCAAAGAACCAGGCGCTCTCCCTAAAACTCCTCGAAGAGATTTTCGAGATCAGTGACGACCCGCGCGCCGAGGCTCCAAAGACTCTTGCCGTGATAGCGCGGCAGTTCCGAATGGTCTGGCAGATGAAACTGCTTCAGGAGATGGGCGTAAGGTCATTCGCAAAAAGCGACGTGCCGGATAATATCAAAGACATGCTCCCCAACGATACCAATATACTGGATATCCTCTCCAGGCAGAGTTGGCAGGCAGATAGACTCTCGCGCCAGGCAAGACCATTCTCACGCTCCGACCTCATCAGATGCTTCAGCGCAATCGCGAAGGCCGACCAGATGCTCAAATCAATCGACAGCGACATAGAAAATCCCGAGATGGTGATGCAGCTTCTGGTTATTGAACTTGCGCGCAAATAACCAGCCTACCAGCCTACCAGCCTCTTTAAGCATCTTTGACGGCGTGCAACTATGCATAGCAATTTGGTGAATGAAATAACACCAAATGCGATATTGACTATAGCCAAAAATGATGCATACTGCTATTACAAATCACTTCATATGTGGGCGGATGTCAGCGAACTGACAGGAAAGCTCCACACTTGTTCCTGAAGAAGTCCTCTTTTCTAGTTGTTGGTAAACAGGCATAATGCAAGCTGAGATAGCAATCCCGAGTGCT encodes:
- the holA gene encoding DNA polymerase III subunit delta — encoded protein: MSAKTAKKDNPRAYLLRGDDDFQKNRHLGKLLKSLVTGDFVDFDLEPIEGDSATSDRIITGLSIPPFGSKQRVVLVRHANKINPDEQSKLAEKINAISSTGCLILVNPAAEKVDGKPKKGSEVIGDLSKAVRKVGEVVEFGRMRSDSAIKFAMTLFTNANKKVQPQVAAALVQRVGPDSSILSTEIQKLIDYSGDSETITAQDVAAVTSETAEEKIFKLVDAVAAKNQALSLKLLEEIFEISDDPRAEAPKTLAVIARQFRMVWQMKLLQEMGVRSFAKSDVPDNIKDMLPNDTNILDILSRQSWQADRLSRQARPFSRSDLIRCFSAIAKADQMLKSIDSDIENPEMVMQLLVIELARK